The DNA region GCCGGAGATGCCCATGGCCATGTAAACCTTGGGCTTGACCGTCTGGCCGGAGGTGCCCACCTGACGGGCGTGCTCCAACCACTTGGAGTCCACGATGGGACGGGAGCAGGATACGTCCGCGCCCATGATCTTGGCCAGGTCGAACGCCGCTTCCAGGTTGTCCTCGCTCTCGATGCCGCGGCCGATGGACAAAAGCACTTCGCTCTTGGTGATGTCCACGTCGCCCACTTCGGCAGCCACGGTTTCCAGATACTTTCGGCCTA from Desulfatibacillum aliphaticivorans DSM 15576 includes:
- a CDS encoding electron transfer flavoprotein subunit alpha/FixB family protein, giving the protein GRKYLETVAAEVGDVDITKSEVLLSIGRGIESEDNLEAAFDLAKIMGADVSCSRPIVDSKWLEHARQVGTSGQTVKPKVYMAMGISGAFQHLGGLKGNPFIVAVNKNPKAPIFQVADVGIVGDILEIMPEMQEKLEEMKG